In the Anomalospiza imberbis isolate Cuckoo-Finch-1a 21T00152 chromosome 3, ASM3175350v1, whole genome shotgun sequence genome, TGGAAATAGCACTCAGTTCTGTCGGCACACAGCAAGCCTTGGGGATTTTGGAATTCACTGAATTGACCAAAGTCTGAACAATGGCATGGTTTGTTGAGTTTAGATGATCTGCCAGTGGAAAAGGACATTCCCCATGGCAGTAAAAGGCACTATACCCCGGCGGGGCAACAATCCAGTCATTCCACCCCACATCATTGAAGTCCACATATAACGGATGCCTTTTGCAACTGTATTTGTGGCGTTTACGCTGTTTGTGTTTCGCTTGACGCTTTTCTCTTTTATGGAGCGGGTGTCCCTTGCCATCATGCCCAAACGTCACTAACAATGGCCTGAGCTGAGACCAGCTATCTTCATCCTGATGTAAAGACCTGCTAATCCTAACGTGCCTCTTGGAGGCACTGTTCTCTTTGTCCAAGTGAACCACCTCTACCACAAACCCATGATTAGGTTGTCCATGTGCAATCCACCTCAAAACAGCTGGCGTTACATCAAAACTTTCCCATTTACTTGCATTATGATGCACCAACCTGGTGTCCAAAAGTCTTGTGACAGGGTCCTTAGAGGTGGCTGTGGCTGGCTTTATAATTTCATAAATATTAATACGGTGATGGTAGCTGCTGTTGTTCTCAAAGGCTCCGTGCACCTGTTTCCGAAAAATCTGGAGTTCAGCTGAGGTGATAGACTCCTCATGAGGGATGGAAGTTAAATTAAAGAAGAAACGCCGTGCTGTTTTCCCACTCGTTTCTGGCAGTTCTTCCAAAACTTCTAATTTGTTTAAAcggggaaaataaaaaaagagaagaaaggaaaacatcagAAACTGAGACAAACAAATCCCTTAAGACTGCAGCTTTCAAATGACAGCTACCACATGTGACACACAAGACCTGGAAGACTTTTAGGCAGAAAATACTGTGTCCCTTGTTTGTTTGTGCGTGCAAGCATGTATAGCATGAAGTTAAAAATGCTTAATTCATTGTTACACATTTGGATTGGATCCTTGTGGCCTTTGCCTTCCAGGTAGTTATCATTAGAAGCAAGAACTATACAGCATTAGTTTGGACTTCAAGGACATGAATAAAACACTCAAGCACTGGGGAATTATTAAAACTTGTGGAGGACTTTGGGTAACTGTTgcattactgatttttttttcctaagaataCAGGTCTAACATCAATCCCTTATACTCCATTCTGAAAAACATTACTCTGCAATTTAGGTGACCTAAAAATCTTAATGTATggatttttgtgtgtttaaTTAGAGACAGGAAAATCAGCATCCATAACGGTACTTTATGAAGCACACCCCAGAGTATTTTCCCAAAAGGGCCataaacagcagcaggaagatTCAACTGCTGAAATAAGGGTGGATGGAAAAGAGATAATGAAACAAAGTCACCTCCAAACAAGAAGCTTataaaaccaccaaaaccaaacattCAAGGAGTCGGTAAACTCCAGGCCATTCCCACCTTTGAGTAACAACAGAATGGAGCTTCAGAAGGAGTACAATATACCTAAGGTTGCTAAGTACATTGTTGCTACAGACATTAAGAAGTTATAAGTATTTCCCAAAATAAAACTTCCTCATGGTTTTTAACTTCACTGCTAAACATACTGAAGGGGGAAAAACTATCTTTCTAAGGGGGAGTCATAACTGCTATTAGCAATTCTTAGTCATGTAACCATTCCCCTCTGAGTCCAGTACAAATTTTTGCATAAGGTAAATCTCAGCCTTATGGTACTTCAGGACCAGACCAGTATTTGCTAATATGCAGATATTTTTGAATGGTCACAAGACAAACTTCTGCTCTCAAGAAATCACGAAAGCAGTGAGAACTCAGTGAAAAAAATGGGAGACACCCTgattttcttccaaatttttaaatttttaaagaattataACACTAATTTTCTAACAAAATCAGCTTTTGCTGTAATTGTATGACTACTTCAAACTGCAGATTTTTACATTTGCCTAAAACTTATCAACTTTGCCCTTTCAACTCCTCTCTCACTCAGCCCCTTGCCCACAATCCTTGGGTTTAACATGAATGACCCACGTGCTGGCTTTTCCCCATTAACTGCCAGGTTTTTACTTCCCGTGTAGGAAAAGGTGGATGAGGAGAGGTTAGATTTCACCATTCATCATTGTCACCATAAGGTTTTCCACTAAGCAGCACATTCGCTTCTCAGAGGCCACCTCCTTTTAGAAACTTAAAAACTAATTTATATCTTTTCTTGACACAGTTTCGCTCTAAAAACAGGGGGGAAATGCGTTTTCATTACTTTTGCAGCCGAGCCACTGCATGGCAGCACCGGAGAGCCGCAGCCAGGAGCAATTACAACCTGGGGAAACGCTTCCCAAAAAAGCACGTGAGCGACACGCGCCCCACCGGCTCCGCGGGCCCGGGTAATGCCACAGCCGCTGCTTCGGCCGCGGGAGCCGGGAAACGCCCCCGACTGCTGAGCGAGGGTCTGTCCCAGAGAATCTCTGCCTCGGGGGACTgcaggcggggcggggaggTGCCGCAGAGGCGCTACTGGAGGCCTCGCAGGTGAGAGTCAAGCGCGGCCACGGGGCTTTGGTTAGCATGGGCACAGCGAGCCCGGGAGGGTCTGGCTGTAGCGCTCCTCGACGGCAGCCCCCGAGGATGTCGCGACTGACTGTTTCACTGATCTCTCACGGGGATTAGACAGGGATTAGAAACCTCCGCAGCGGCCGGGCTCAGCCACGCATTAGGGAGCTTTCCCTGCTTTCTAGCCTCGCAGGAGAGTAGTGACCTGCGGGAACGCTTAACGCGGAGTCGCGCTGGTTTAGCGGGAAAAGTCCCGGGAGCGCCCCGACAGACGGAGAGTGGGGAGAAGGGAGTTGGCAGAGCAAGAGCTCCGCAGCAGTGCCCATCGGGCAGCGCAGCCGGCCGGGAGATGCACTGTGCGAACCCCGCGGTACTGGCGGGAGGAATCCGCCCCCCGCTCCTCCTCCggccctgccctcccctccgCTCCCGCAGCCCGCGGAGCCCCCACCCGTACCTTCGTGGTGGAAGCTGCGGACGGTGTTGGCGCGGCTGGCCGCCCGCTCCAGCGGGAAGCCCAGCGCCGCCggctgccccagctgctgccccgcGTGCAGGCGGTAGAGGTCCAGCATGTAGGGCGGGATGACGACGTCCTTGCCGGGGCTGGGCCGCCGCTTCAGCCCGAACATGTGGAGCAGGCGCAGCTCGAACTCGCTGAGCAGGTCCTCGGGGCGCTGCGCGGCCGAGGCGGCGCGGCCCGGCTCGCTGAAGCGCCGCCGACCCACCTCCGGCATgagcccggccgcgccgcccagcagcgcctggcagagcagcagcgcCAGGAGCGAGCGGGTCACGGCAACCATGATCAACCTgcgcggaggaggaggaggaggcgatGGGAGCCAGTCAGCGCGGACACCGcgccgggggaggggggggtaCGGGCGGGGACGGTCCGCAGGTGGGACCCACCCCGGCGTCGGGCCATGGCCAGCGAAGCCCCCGCCGCGGACCGGCCGGCGGAGCCCCCCGAGGGGCCGCTTCAGGTGCGCAGCGGCACCGAAATCCCCGTGGCAGGAGATCAAAGGGAGCGAGGCGGGAcgggggagcggagcggggcgcTCCGCAACAAAGGAGCGCGGAGGtgaaggggaggaggggacGCGGCCGGGGgcaccgccggggccggggcgcaGGTGTGCGCCGGGCCGGGCCTCCCGCCGCCACCGCTCaccgggaagggaaggggcgGCTGCCCAGCAAAGCCAGCTCCCCCCCTGCGCTCCCGTCCCGACCCCTGGGCTTCCCCCCACACACCCCGCTGAGCCGAGCCGCGGGGCCTCAGGGCCGGGTCCGCTTCCCCCGCGGCGGGGCAGCGGCTTCCCTCAGCGGAGGGAAAAGGAGAGCTGTTTTCCCTAAGCGGAgtggaaaaaggagaaggaggaaagtACATATCCTGCTACGTCCTTAGCCAAACCCACAGGATGACATTCTCCCCCGTGAAACTTTGGGCTGGATTAttataatagtaataatagttATGATTAGTGTCCCGTCCCCCCTCTCTCTTCCAGTGCGCTAGCACCTCCGCCGTGGCCCACGGAGTCATCCTGCGGAGAAGACTTTCAGCGGGTCTGCGACCGCCGGAGCTATAcctgtgtgcagcagcaggggTTGTGTCTGCAGGAGGGTGTTCTGCTCTCGGGGTGTTTTTCCCGCATCACTTGGTGTTACTCCAAACTTCGCTGCTGCTCCTCTACAGCTGCCGAGCAGAAAACAGAAGTTCCCTGAAGTGCAGTCCGCCTCGGAAACATACTTTTAGCAGCTGGTTGAGGAGGTAGAATGCAAGTCCCAGCCAGGGAAAAAGCTTCTCCCTTTTAAAAGCAGCGATCGTGAAgttgcttcttcttcttcctcctcctcgcGTGTGTGTGCCTGCCCGTGAATGGGTCCCTACGTGTCTACGGAGTTAAAAGGCTCCTTTTCAAAAATGTCCTTTGCATCACGCTCATCAGACAGATGGACATTTACCGACACTCCCGCAGCAACATCAAGATGAAGCTTGACTTGTCTCCGCTCccttaaaaaagaaaggaaaaaaggagggaggagggtaaataaaaagaaaaaaaaaaaaaaaaaaaaaagggggtggGGAGCCGCCCGCTGCCGTCCCGCGTGGAGCGGCCACGCTAGGGCACCGCGCCGGGCTCCCCGCCGGCCCCGCACCGCACCATGGCCGGGGGtggccgcccgccgccgccgccggggcttTTTGTTGCGCGGCGATGTCACGACCCCGGAGGCTCGGGGGCCCGCGCCAATCACAGCAGCCCTGTGGGAGCGGGCTGCGGCCCCGCACGGCTTTTAAAGGAGACGCCGCCTCCCtcactccttccctccctcctccctcgCCCGCTCCCTCCCTCGCCGCGGCTGCCGCCCGCGCCCGGGTTGTAGTGCCGCCACGGCGAGGGATGGGGCGGGCGGCTGTCCCGTTAAACTGTGGTACCGGTGGCTGATCCGATGCGGGAAGACCTCCGGCGCGCCCGGTCCCGCGTCCCGctccgggcggcagcggcggagCGGGACCGGGCCGGGTCGAACAATAACCCATTGTAAAGCCCGAGCGCTCCGCCGCCGCAAATCGGATTAACACCGTGGCCCGGACTGCCGGGGTGGTAAGGTGCGAAGGTCACGTAAGGTACCGGCAGAATCCCGGTGCTTTAGAACTACTTAAATAATGCGTATAtgtacttatttatttttctctcccccccccccaccccatccccccAACCCCCGAGCGTGAAGCTCGCTGCCCGAGCCTGGGGCGAGGGCTGGAAAGCTGGGGGTTTCCTCGCTCTCCTCTTCGAAAGAGAAGCGCCCGGACTCGGGAGAAGTCTCCTCCCGCTGCGCTGCCCCGGCTCATCCGATGCGGGCTCAGCCCCGTGCGGGCGGCGGAGGGGTTGGgctgggtggttttttttaagatgtgGCTGCCCTCCAGTGGTGGAACGGCGGCAGATCGCCCGGCCCGGAACGGCAGCCCCGGTGCGAACcgcccgcccgcggccccgcacCTGCCCCCGGGCTGAGCCGCACTCCCCGCGGGATCGGGGCCCACCCGTGCCCACGCCGGTGCTCCCCGGGCTGCAGCCTCAACAGCTTGTGGCATCGCCCATGGACCAGGACGGCGGTGGCACGGGTGGAGAAAGCGGGTCCATGCCCAGCGCGattgtgctcccagtcccagctgCATCCCTCGATCCCTTTCCTGACGCTGGCAAATCTCCTGATACAACGAGTAACTCgcaagcagggctgtgtccttTGCCCTATCTCTTTTTTGTCTGCTGGGCTCTGCGGTAGGGCCAAGACCTTACATAGGTATGCAATACCTAGCAATTTAGGGTTCTCATCAAAGCCAAAGTCATCGGCACACCATCATTAGTCGGGGTCCTGGTGCCTTCCCGGCAAGGGAAGTGCTCTGTgctccatctcctcttcccAATATCTCTCAGGGGCTTCATTTGCAAAAGACACGGCCAGCCTGTGACACCTTGAATTACTGCAGAGGAGAACTTAAAGAAATAGCAACTGAGATGGCTCCACTACCAGCTCCTCCTTTGGGAAAGGCCTTTTCCCTCCATCTTATAACTTCTTAGTGCAGAAAGAACACCCATTTGAGACAGCAATTCAGCCCATTTGAGCTTCCCTATCACAACTCTAGCCATTCCTGTGAAACATCCCTGCAGGATGAGGAGCTCACCCAGGGAAGTACATACCAGCAAAACAAACCACCCCAGAACTGAACCAGAGTAATTAAAGAGCTGCTAAACCTCCTTCATGCCAACAGCTCCCAACACTTGCTAACCTGATTTTCACTGGCTGCCGTGCACAGAGTGGGGAGAGGGGATACAGAGCAAGGTGAAATCCCTCAAAAGTTGAATTCTTTTCCCTTGCATTCCAGGGCAGATAATGTTTAATTTTATGACTTCCTGCAAGTCTTCAGCAAGAACTGAAAGTTCGTGCAGTGTGACTTCAGGGTATGCCAATTATGTAAATCAGCACTAAAATAACAATGGCAACATAGTTTACACATCACTGACATTAAATGAGCACTTCAACTTCTAATTGCCATTCCAGTTCAATCTTAGTGGGTCATGCCAGGAAAAAGTCATTTCTTGCCTCAACACTTACTCCCTGTACCTGGAGCATAGGCTCTACTGTATACCCAGCACAGTGTTATCTCCAGGAGCTCCCTATATTAGAATAATGAGCCTTAGAAGGGAGAAACGTGTTTGTGGTTGCTCTGAAGGCCTACATGCACTCTGATCTGATATCAATAGGGTCTTGTAGGCTTGCCCCTCTCTGATTTTAAGTATAAATAAGCTTTTAGACACTTCTCTTGGCCATAAAACACCTTGCTCTTATACTTTGTCATGTCTCAATCTATTTTGATCTGAAGCTGCTGGGGCAGCAACTCTGCCTTCCCATCTGTTTCCTTGAGGCCTCAAAAAAGAATACTAAAACACCTATAACACATTCACTGGCACCTACCCACACCAGAACCTCAGCCATGACTCCCCACCTTCCCCACAGAAAGATTTCTCACCAAGGCAGGTCCAGCTCCATTGAGGCAGTATCCTGGAATATGGAAGACAAGGCTAAAAAGCATTATCCCCAAAGGTTTGGTTGTGGTCTGCATCTCCTCAACACAAAAACTGACTAAATTCTGCCTTGTGTTCAGGCCTGCTCCACCCCAGCACCAGCACACCTGAGCTCACCAGCTGAGAAGCATCTTCATGATTACAGAGAGAATTAGAGACAGGTGTATTTAGGCATAATGAATTGGAGGCAAACATGCCTGGATGTGCCCACCCAGACTCCCAGCTCCACAAATGAGCCCTTGTCCCCTTCCCACTCCTAGCAGCACCACACTTGagataaagaaattaaagctcAACCCCTGCATTTCCTGCAGCTGAAATTCCTCACAATCTCTGTGAAAATGAGTTGAGTGGTACATCAGCTAAATATCCAGCCCCATCCAGGTGGGCTCCCACAGTGTCATTGCATTTTACAGAGTTATTTCAAGAGCAGTCCTGCTCTTCAGCCCAAGCCCTGCCAGAGAAGAAACCACCATTTACACTGAAAAGATCTGTGTTAGTAAAGCTGACTGTGCATATTTGTTAATCTCCTTTGTGAAATTTCACTTCTCCCCCACCAAACGACACCaat is a window encoding:
- the BMP2 gene encoding bone morphogenetic protein 2 isoform X1, which translates into the protein MVAVTRSLLALLLCQALLGGAAGLMPEVGRRRFSEPGRAASAAQRPEDLLSEFELRLLHMFGLKRRPSPGKDVVIPPYMLDLYRLHAGQQLGQPAALGFPLERAASRANTVRSFHHEEVLEELPETSGKTARRFFFNLTSIPHEESITSAELQIFRKQVHGAFENNSSYHHRINIYEIIKPATATSKDPVTRLLDTRLVHHNASKWESFDVTPAVLRWIAHGQPNHGFVVEVVHLDKENSASKRHVRISRSLHQDEDSWSQLRPLLVTFGHDGKGHPLHKREKRQAKHKQRKRHKYSCKRHPLYVDFNDVGWNDWIVAPPGYSAFYCHGECPFPLADHLNSTNHAIVQTLVNSVNSKIPKACCVPTELSAISMLYLDENEKVVLKNYQDMVVEGCGCR
- the BMP2 gene encoding bone morphogenetic protein 2 isoform X2; amino-acid sequence: MVAVTRSLLALLLCQALLGGAAGLMPEVGRRRFSEPGRAASAAQRPEDLLSEFELRLLHMFGLKRRPSPGKDVVIPPYMLDLYRLHAGQQLGQPAALGFPLERAASRANTVRSFHHEEVLEELPETSGKTARRFFFNLTSIPHEESITSAELQIFRKQVHGAFENNSSYHHRINIYEIIKPATATSKDPVTRLLDTRNTRGNKTRKRQKGWRSPTCVWQLGISQSDSCFKPFLQSSA
- the BMP2 gene encoding bone morphogenetic protein 2 isoform X3 → MVAVTRSLLALLLCQALLGGAAGLMPEVGRRRFSEPGRAASAAQRPEDLLSEFELRLLHMFGLKRRPSPGKDVVIPPYMLDLYRLHAGQQLGQPAALGFPLERAASRANTVRSFHHEEVLEELPETSGKTARRFFFNLTSIPHEESITSAELQIFRKQVHGAFENNSSYHHRINIYEIIKPATATSKDPVTRLLDTR